A genomic segment from Arcobacter acticola encodes:
- a CDS encoding leucyl aminopeptidase — protein sequence MKINLVEKSAKNSSDIEIVLVKTLDGLKDSEILEILDFKAKDESCVLLAESKKIYVGFEENDYDSIAIAIATAIKKFQTTKFKSAKIKLCEVLENNLKALVEGALLGEYKFTHYKSEKENKKIELNLIVKEKTPELEKVLKESKIISKAVNKTRTMVNTAPADFYPSVMAEVAQELAKDANISCEVYGEKYLEKNKMMAMHSVGRASIHESKLIHLSYKPKNATKKIVLVGKGLTYDSGGLSLKPSDSMVGMKMDKSGGCAVLSTLWAIAKLGLPFEVHGIVGAVENMIGGNAYKPDDILKAKNGKTIEVRNTDAEGRLVLADCLCFAQDEIKDIDYIFDYATLTGACVVGVGQYTTGIMGNNEILKRNAVLSALKSGEYATTLDFNRYLKKAIKSEVADICNVANTRYGGAITAGMFLDNFIYDENKEKWIHFDIAGPAYVESVWGYNPHGGSGAGVRMTIKFLQNLID from the coding sequence ATGAAGATTAATTTAGTAGAAAAAAGTGCAAAAAATAGTTCTGATATAGAAATAGTTCTTGTAAAAACTCTTGATGGTTTAAAAGACTCTGAGATTTTAGAAATACTTGATTTTAAAGCAAAAGATGAATCTTGTGTTTTATTAGCAGAATCAAAAAAAATTTATGTAGGTTTTGAAGAAAATGATTATGACTCAATAGCAATAGCAATTGCTACAGCTATCAAAAAATTTCAAACAACAAAATTTAAAAGTGCAAAAATAAAACTATGTGAAGTTTTAGAAAACAATCTAAAAGCACTTGTTGAAGGTGCTTTATTAGGTGAGTATAAATTTACTCATTATAAATCTGAAAAAGAAAATAAAAAAATAGAATTAAATTTAATAGTAAAAGAAAAAACACCTGAATTAGAAAAAGTTCTAAAAGAATCAAAAATCATCTCAAAAGCAGTAAATAAAACAAGAACAATGGTAAACACAGCCCCTGCTGATTTTTATCCATCTGTCATGGCAGAAGTTGCACAAGAATTAGCAAAAGATGCAAATATTTCTTGTGAAGTTTATGGTGAAAAATATTTAGAAAAAAATAAAATGATGGCAATGCACAGTGTTGGAAGAGCTTCAATTCATGAATCAAAACTTATTCATTTATCATATAAACCAAAAAATGCTACTAAAAAAATAGTTTTAGTTGGAAAAGGTTTAACATATGATTCAGGTGGATTGTCTTTAAAACCATCTGATTCTATGGTTGGAATGAAAATGGATAAATCAGGTGGTTGTGCTGTATTATCAACACTTTGGGCAATTGCAAAACTTGGACTTCCTTTTGAAGTACATGGAATTGTGGGTGCTGTTGAAAATATGATAGGTGGAAATGCTTATAAACCTGATGATATTTTAAAAGCAAAAAATGGTAAAACAATAGAAGTGCGAAATACAGATGCAGAAGGAAGACTGGTTCTTGCTGATTGTTTATGTTTTGCCCAAGATGAAATAAAAGATATTGATTATATCTTTGATTATGCAACGCTTACAGGTGCTTGTGTAGTTGGAGTTGGACAATATACAACAGGAATTATGGGAAATAATGAAATCCTAAAAAGAAATGCAGTATTAAGTGCTCTTAAATCAGGAGAATACGCAACAACTTTAGATTTTAATAGATATCTAAAAAAAGCAATTAAATCAGAAGTTGCAGATATTTGTAATGTTGCAAATACAAGATACGGTGGAGCAATAACAGCAGGAATGTTCTTAGATAACTTTATTTATGATGAAAACAAAGAAAAATGGATACATTTTGATATAGCAGGACCTGCATATGTAGAAAGTGTATGGGGATACAATCCTCATGGAGGAAGTGGAGCAGGTGTTAGAATGACAATTAAATTTTTACAAAACTTAATTGACTAA
- a CDS encoding type II toxin-antitoxin system VapC family toxin — MHNSKIYLDTNVVADIIDETRMNHTISLKLLKYLALNNCNIYISEDMLTTLYYILKDKKEILIFFKNLVFIDWNVSAFGLDVIKSATNLSLENSLDLEDVLQCLCAKQNGCEVLITNDNKFYDCGLEIYKTVEFLDKYDI, encoded by the coding sequence ATGCACAATAGTAAAATATATTTAGATACTAATGTAGTGGCAGATATTATAGATGAAACTCGTATGAATCATACAATATCTTTAAAACTTTTGAAGTATCTAGCATTAAATAATTGTAATATATATATCAGTGAAGATATGCTAACTACATTGTATTATATTTTAAAAGATAAGAAAGAAATATTAATATTTTTTAAGAATTTAGTATTTATTGACTGGAATGTATCGGCTTTTGGCTTAGATGTCATCAAAAGTGCAACAAATTTATCACTTGAAAATAGTCTTGATTTAGAAGATGTTCTACAATGTTTATGTGCAAAACAAAATGGATGCGAAGTACTAATCACAAATGACAATAAGTTTTATGATTGTGGATTAGAGATATATAAAACTGTTGAATTTTTAGATAAATACGATATATAA
- a CDS encoding nucleotidyltransferase family protein, with translation MRLEKIVIGKIKDAVYESFGNVNIYLFGSRTDDMKKGGDIDIAIDVNLTATQFRKNKIKFLVNLFKKDFDLKIDIVNYNTKDSLLKKQIEKNAILI, from the coding sequence ATGAGATTAGAAAAAATAGTGATCGGTAAAATAAAAGATGCTGTTTATGAAAGTTTTGGAAATGTGAATATATACCTTTTTGGAAGTAGAACTGATGATATGAAAAAAGGTGGAGATATTGATATTGCAATTGATGTAAATTTAACTGCAACTCAATTTCGTAAAAATAAAATAAAATTTCTGGTAAATCTTTTTAAAAAAGATTTTGATTTAAAAATAGATATAGTGAATTATAATACAAAAGATTCATTACTAAAAAAACAAATAGAAAAGAATGCAATTTTAATATGA
- a CDS encoding type II toxin-antitoxin system RelE family toxin — protein sequence MKALKGEFKGLYRLRLRTYSVIYEKRNERLVILVLRVSHKKDIYK from the coding sequence ATAAAAGCTTTAAAAGGTGAATTTAAAGGCCTTTATAGATTGAGACTAAGAACATATAGTGTTATATATGAAAAACGAAATGAAAGATTAGTTATTTTAGTTCTTAGAGTTTCACATAAGAAAGACATTTATAAATAA
- a CDS encoding DedA family protein, protein MKELFRKIQPYSGKIFAVFLILFFSYLAYNLYNAPVDGFEEKFVYLLKKHGYIILFAWGMLEGEAGLIMAGLLSHTGDMNLYIAIFVAGLGGFMGDQVYFYIGRFNKSYVHKKFKGQRRKFAFAHLLLQKYGWPIIFIQRYMYGMRTIIPISIGLTRYSAKMFALINLISAWCWAALTIVPVWYFGDEILKVLEWAKDHWYLAVPIALIFGGSIIYYFNKATKKVDKKGRKNED, encoded by the coding sequence ATGAAAGAACTTTTTAGGAAAATTCAACCTTATTCTGGAAAGATATTTGCAGTATTTTTGATATTATTTTTTTCTTATTTAGCATATAATTTATATAATGCACCTGTTGATGGGTTTGAAGAAAAATTTGTTTATTTATTAAAAAAACATGGTTATATAATATTATTTGCATGGGGAATGCTAGAGGGTGAAGCAGGACTTATTATGGCTGGTTTATTATCTCATACAGGAGATATGAATCTATATATTGCAATATTTGTTGCTGGTCTTGGTGGTTTTATGGGAGATCAGGTATATTTTTATATTGGAAGATTCAATAAGTCTTATGTTCATAAAAAGTTCAAAGGACAAAGAAGAAAATTTGCCTTTGCTCATCTTTTATTACAAAAGTATGGTTGGCCAATAATTTTTATTCAAAGATATATGTATGGAATGAGAACTATAATACCTATTTCAATAGGACTTACAAGATATAGTGCAAAAATGTTTGCACTTATCAATCTTATTTCAGCTTGGTGTTGGGCTGCATTAACGATAGTTCCTGTTTGGTATTTTGGAGATGAAATTCTAAAGGTTTTAGAATGGGCTAAAGATCACTGGTATTTAGCTGTTCCAATTGCATTGATTTTTGGTGGAAGTATAATTTATTATTTCAATAAAGCTACAAAAAAAGTAGATAAAAAAGGTAGAAAAAATGAAGATTAA
- a CDS encoding polysaccharide biosynthesis protein: MILLLTPSPLKRILFFLLSDTLISLFTLYFAYNLRFNFQIPLNFIDNFAFIFIVLLLLKIFVFINFRLYRTAWRFFSLYEIKKILIAHIIVYSLFFIIFLIFKDYMLPLARSIIIIDFMLSLVFISLLRLSKRIILESGKNAKYKNTLIIGANSSISSLLHDKKNLEYTPVAIVDGSELLIGTYILNLKVYSFDDLKRVIKSKSIEAVIISKDYSQKRLLEIYDALNEMEISDIKIVNTLSSGKIKELKDIGVEDLLARHPKDLDKEKIQNFIKDKVVLITGAGGSIGSEISRQCNLFGAKQLILLDHSEYNLYQITEELKDANIVSVMQTVRKTEFLEATFKKYKPNIVIHAAAYKHVPLVEDNILEGISNNIIGTKNCIDLSIEYGVEKFVLISTDKAVRPTNVMGTTKRICELYAQNVKSGKTEIVAVRFGNVLGSSGSVIPKFKAQIESGQNITVTHPDITRYFMLIPEACELVLQAASIGKGGEIFILDMGEPIKIVDLAKKMIELSGKDNISIEFCGLRPGEKLYEELLINDSDKNTDYESITVASSTYFDIDELNTKIDELLVCEDKISKLKEIVPEFKHQLNNK; this comes from the coding sequence ATTATTTTGTTATTAACTCCATCTCCATTAAAAAGAATCTTATTTTTTTTATTAAGTGATACTTTGATATCGCTCTTTACATTGTATTTCGCATATAATCTAAGATTTAATTTTCAAATACCATTGAATTTTATAGATAACTTTGCATTTATTTTTATAGTTTTATTATTACTAAAAATATTTGTTTTTATAAATTTTAGATTATATAGAACTGCGTGGAGATTTTTTTCATTATATGAGATAAAAAAGATTTTAATAGCTCACATTATAGTTTATAGTTTATTTTTTATTATATTTTTGATATTCAAAGATTATATGCTTCCTCTTGCTAGAAGTATTATTATTATAGATTTTATGTTGTCTTTGGTATTTATCTCCCTTCTTAGACTTTCAAAAAGAATTATCTTAGAAAGTGGTAAAAATGCAAAATACAAAAATACTTTGATTATAGGTGCGAATTCTTCAATCAGTAGTTTACTTCATGATAAAAAAAATTTAGAATACACTCCTGTAGCTATTGTCGATGGTAGTGAACTACTTATTGGAACTTATATTTTAAATCTAAAAGTTTACTCTTTTGATGACTTAAAAAGAGTTATAAAATCTAAGAGTATTGAAGCGGTTATTATTTCAAAAGATTATTCTCAAAAAAGATTACTAGAGATATATGATGCTTTAAATGAGATGGAAATAAGTGATATAAAAATTGTAAATACTTTATCAAGTGGAAAAATTAAAGAGTTAAAAGACATTGGAGTTGAAGATTTACTTGCACGACACCCAAAAGACTTAGATAAAGAAAAAATACAAAATTTTATAAAAGATAAAGTAGTTCTAATAACAGGTGCAGGTGGAAGTATAGGAAGTGAAATCAGTAGACAATGTAATCTTTTTGGAGCAAAGCAGTTGATTTTACTAGATCATAGTGAATATAATCTTTATCAAATAACAGAAGAGTTAAAAGATGCAAATATAGTATCTGTGATGCAAACAGTTAGAAAAACAGAGTTTTTAGAAGCAACTTTTAAAAAATATAAACCAAATATCGTGATTCATGCAGCTGCATATAAACATGTACCTTTAGTAGAAGATAATATCTTAGAAGGTATTTCAAATAATATTATAGGTACTAAAAACTGTATAGATTTATCTATAGAATATGGTGTTGAAAAATTTGTTCTTATCTCTACAGACAAAGCAGTACGTCCTACAAATGTAATGGGAACTACAAAAAGAATTTGTGAACTATATGCACAAAATGTAAAAAGTGGAAAAACAGAAATCGTAGCTGTTCGATTTGGAAATGTTTTAGGAAGTAGTGGAAGTGTAATCCCTAAATTTAAAGCACAAATAGAATCAGGGCAAAATATCACTGTTACTCATCCTGATATCACTAGATACTTTATGTTAATACCAGAAGCCTGTGAGCTTGTATTACAAGCTGCAAGTATTGGAAAAGGTGGTGAAATATTTATCCTTGATATGGGTGAGCCTATTAAAATAGTTGATTTAGCAAAAAAGATGATTGAATTAAGTGGAAAAGATAATATCTCAATAGAATTTTGTGGTTTAAGACCAGGTGAAAAATTATATGAAGAGTTACTGATAAACGATAGTGATAAAAATACAGATTATGAGTCTATTACAGTTGCTAGTTCTACGTATTTTGATATAGATGAATTAAATACAAAAATAGATGAACTATTAGTTTGTGAAGATAAAATCTCAAAATTAAAAGAAATAGTTCCAGAATTTAAGCATCAACTTAATAATAAATAA
- a CDS encoding adenine phosphoribosyltransferase gives MLNENDKKILLDSIRSIKDFPKAGIVFKDITTLLNNKEAFKLLMDHLEDRYKSYNLDYIAGIDSRGFIFGAALADRLGVGFVPVRKKGKLPSTTVCEKYELEYGFDEVELHLDAFNNQKNVNVLLIDDIIVSGGTAFAAATLIKKLDVNLVEMCFLMNIHILNGAKKLSEVAPVYSVLEI, from the coding sequence ATGTTAAATGAAAATGATAAAAAGATATTATTAGATTCAATTAGAAGTATTAAAGATTTCCCAAAAGCTGGAATTGTTTTCAAAGATATTACAACTTTATTAAATAACAAAGAGGCTTTCAAACTTTTAATGGATCATTTAGAAGATAGATATAAGTCATATAATCTTGATTATATAGCAGGTATTGATTCTCGTGGTTTTATATTTGGAGCTGCACTTGCAGATAGACTTGGTGTTGGTTTTGTGCCTGTTCGAAAAAAAGGAAAGTTACCATCTACAACTGTATGTGAAAAATATGAATTAGAGTATGGATTTGATGAAGTTGAACTTCATCTTGATGCTTTTAATAATCAAAAAAATGTAAATGTTTTATTAATAGATGATATTATAGTAAGTGGTGGAACTGCCTTTGCAGCGGCTACTTTGATTAAAAAACTAGATGTAAATTTAGTTGAAATGTGTTTTTTAATGAATATACATATTTTAAATGGTGCGAAAAAACTCTCTGAAGTTGCACCTGTATATTCTGTACTAGAAATTTAA
- a CDS encoding DNA ligase, translated as MRYLLLLLIIINLYSIELQKPKIYDKQKHEIKGWIMSEKLDGIRAYWDGKDLYTKNGNKIYAPIWFTKDFPSFELDGELWTQRDDFENIQSIVLDKIPSEKWKEITYNIFEVPNSKGNFEERVSIIENYLKESPNKLIKIIPQIKCKNQEHLEKYLQELINKKAEGIIIKNPNIDYFSGRSNEILKVKKFEDMEGQVIGHNYKDKKFRSLKIKLEDGVVFNLGGGFSHKERLNPPKTGDIVTFKYYGFTKNDKPKFASFLRVRKEE; from the coding sequence ATGCGCTATTTACTGCTATTGTTAATTATCATAAATCTATATTCGATAGAACTTCAAAAACCAAAAATATATGATAAGCAAAAACATGAAATAAAAGGCTGGATAATGAGTGAAAAACTAGATGGAATACGAGCGTATTGGGATGGGAAAGATTTATATACAAAAAATGGAAATAAAATATATGCGCCAATATGGTTCACAAAAGATTTTCCAAGCTTTGAATTAGATGGTGAATTATGGACCCAAAGAGATGACTTTGAAAATATTCAAAGCATAGTTTTAGATAAAATCCCCTCAGAAAAATGGAAAGAAATTACATACAATATCTTCGAAGTGCCAAATTCAAAGGGAAATTTCGAAGAAAGAGTATCAATAATAGAAAATTATCTAAAAGAAAGCCCAAATAAGCTCATAAAAATCATTCCTCAAATAAAATGTAAAAATCAAGAACATCTAGAAAAATATCTGCAAGAATTAATAAATAAAAAAGCAGAAGGCATCATAATAAAAAACCCAAATATAGACTATTTTTCTGGAAGAAGCAATGAAATTCTAAAGGTAAAAAAATTCGAAGATATGGAAGGACAAGTAATAGGACACAACTATAAAGATAAAAAATTCAGAAGCCTAAAAATAAAACTAGAAGATGGAGTAGTTTTTAATCTAGGTGGCGGTTTTTCTCATAAAGAAAGACTAAATCCACCAAAAACTGGAGATATAGTGACTTTTAAATACTATGGATTTACTAAAAATGATAAGCCAAAGTTTGCTTCTTTTTTGAGAGTTAGGAAAGAGGAATAG
- a CDS encoding MraY family glycosyltransferase → MIYIILLILSFLLTYFIKNYMIKKSLVASVNERSSHTTPTPHGGGIALSLTWFLGLGYLYFMGEIEASLFYALLFGAVISIVSFFDDIYELSPKLRLIVQSLIAVGGIFAIGGLNQIDLGFFVIENQIITNIFAFFMIVWFINLYNFLDGINGYAGSEAVFLALAGFVLFGGAHFAVLAVAVLGFLFWNWNKAKIFMGDVGSTLLGYNIAIFTLYYANQESSNLWIWIILFGVFWFDATLTLLRRKRNGEQLSQAHKKHAYQRLTQSGWSHYKVTNYSIGLNFVLFAIVYFVSNIFVAFLLALIVLYISMKFVDRKKAFE, encoded by the coding sequence ATGATATATATAATATTACTAATTCTTTCATTTTTACTTACATATTTCATAAAAAACTACATGATAAAAAAGTCACTAGTTGCCAGTGTAAATGAAAGAAGTTCTCACACAACTCCGACTCCTCATGGTGGAGGGATAGCACTGTCTTTGACTTGGTTTTTAGGTTTAGGTTATCTTTATTTTATGGGTGAGATAGAAGCTAGTCTTTTTTATGCTTTACTATTTGGTGCTGTTATTAGTATAGTTAGTTTTTTTGATGATATATATGAGTTAAGTCCAAAGCTAAGACTTATTGTTCAAAGTTTGATTGCTGTTGGTGGTATATTTGCTATTGGTGGATTAAATCAGATTGATTTAGGTTTTTTTGTTATCGAAAATCAGATTATTACAAATATTTTTGCATTTTTTATGATAGTTTGGTTTATAAATCTTTATAATTTTTTAGATGGAATAAATGGTTATGCAGGAAGCGAAGCTGTGTTTTTAGCTCTTGCTGGATTTGTTTTATTTGGTGGAGCACATTTTGCAGTTTTAGCTGTAGCAGTTCTTGGATTCTTGTTTTGGAATTGGAATAAAGCGAAGATATTTATGGGAGATGTTGGTAGTACACTTCTTGGATACAATATCGCTATCTTTACACTTTATTATGCAAATCAAGAATCAAGTAATCTATGGATTTGGATTATCCTTTTTGGAGTATTTTGGTTTGATGCAACCTTAACCCTACTTCGAAGAAAAAGAAATGGCGAACAATTAAGCCAAGCCCATAAAAAACACGCTTATCAAAGACTGACTCAAAGTGGATGGAGTCACTACAAAGTAACTAACTATTCTATAGGATTAAACTTTGTGTTATTTGCTATAGTTTATTTTGTATCAAATATTTTTGTGGCTTTTTTATTAGCATTGATAGTGCTATATATTTCTATGAAATTTGTTGATAGGAAAAAGGCTTTTGAATAA
- the ychF gene encoding redox-regulated ATPase YchF: MGLGVGIVGLPNVGKSTTFNALTKAQNAEAQNYPFCTIEPNKAIVPVPDKRLNALAKIVNPDKIQHSTIDFVDIAGLVRGASKGEGLGNQFLSNIREVEVILHMVRCFEDGNIIHVEGDVNPLRDIEIIETELIYADISQLEKKIERLKKQSKSSKEAAASLLIAEDLFKHLEELQPVKTYENNENEVFIALDKELRFLSNKDVIYGANVDEDSLADGGNKFVDILKEHAASVGADVILLCAKIEEELVGLEEEEATEFLADLGVHESGLEQIIHKAFDKLGLQSYFTAGKIEVRAWTIRKNTKAPQAAAVIHNDFEKGFIKAEVIAYNDFVNLGGEAKCKESGKLRLEGKDYVVQDGDIMHFRFNV, translated from the coding sequence ATGGGATTAGGTGTAGGTATAGTAGGACTTCCAAACGTAGGTAAATCAACAACTTTTAATGCTTTAACAAAAGCACAAAATGCGGAAGCGCAAAATTATCCATTTTGTACAATTGAGCCAAATAAAGCAATTGTTCCAGTTCCTGATAAAAGATTAAATGCATTAGCAAAAATTGTTAATCCTGATAAAATTCAACATTCAACTATTGATTTTGTTGATATTGCAGGTTTAGTTCGAGGTGCATCAAAAGGTGAAGGTTTAGGAAATCAATTTTTATCTAATATTAGAGAAGTTGAAGTTATTTTACATATGGTAAGATGTTTTGAAGATGGAAATATTATTCACGTAGAGGGTGATGTAAATCCTTTAAGAGATATTGAAATCATTGAAACTGAGTTAATCTATGCTGATATTTCTCAATTAGAGAAAAAAATAGAAAGATTAAAAAAACAATCAAAATCATCTAAAGAAGCTGCAGCATCATTATTGATTGCTGAGGATTTATTTAAACACTTAGAAGAGTTACAACCTGTTAAAACTTATGAAAATAACGAAAATGAGGTATTTATAGCTTTAGATAAAGAGCTTAGATTTTTATCTAACAAAGACGTAATTTATGGAGCAAATGTTGATGAAGATTCATTAGCAGATGGTGGAAATAAATTTGTTGATATTTTAAAAGAACATGCAGCAAGTGTTGGTGCAGATGTTATTTTACTTTGTGCAAAAATTGAAGAAGAATTAGTTGGACTTGAAGAAGAAGAAGCTACTGAATTCTTAGCAGATTTAGGTGTTCATGAATCAGGACTAGAGCAAATTATTCATAAAGCATTTGATAAATTAGGACTTCAGTCATATTTTACAGCTGGAAAAATTGAGGTGCGAGCTTGGACTATTAGAAAAAATACAAAAGCACCACAAGCAGCAGCTGTAATTCATAATGACTTTGAAAAAGGTTTTATTAAAGCAGAAGTTATAGCATACAACGATTTTGTAAATCTTGGTGGTGAAGCTAAATGTAAAGAATCAGGTAAATTAAGACTTGAAGGTAAAGATTATGTTGTGCAAGATGGTGACATTATGCATTTTAGGTTTAATGTATAA
- the rfbC gene encoding dTDP-4-dehydrorhamnose 3,5-epimerase, whose protein sequence is MKYSRLEIPELILCEPKINEDNRGFVYESFKKESFNDFLGFDIDFCQDNLSYSKYGVIRGLHTNTLNHAQSKLISVLKGKILDVAVDFRTGSPTYGKSIAIELSCENHKQFFIPRGFLHGFSILSEDAVVLIKIDRYFAEGESIGVKYDDENLDIDWKIPKDLEILSDGDKKLLNFNSFSSPFNYNTKLY, encoded by the coding sequence ATGAAATACTCAAGACTAGAAATTCCAGAACTGATACTATGTGAGCCAAAAATCAATGAAGACAATAGAGGATTTGTATATGAATCATTTAAAAAAGAATCTTTTAATGATTTCTTAGGATTTGATATTGATTTTTGTCAAGACAATCTATCTTATAGTAAATATGGTGTTATACGAGGACTTCATACAAATACACTAAATCATGCTCAATCAAAGCTTATTAGTGTATTAAAAGGAAAAATCCTAGATGTTGCTGTTGATTTTAGAACAGGAAGTCCAACTTATGGAAAAAGTATAGCTATTGAGCTAAGCTGCGAAAATCATAAGCAGTTTTTTATTCCTAGAGGATTTTTACATGGTTTCTCTATTTTAAGTGAAGATGCAGTTGTTTTGATAAAAATAGATAGATATTTTGCAGAAGGTGAGAGTATTGGTGTGAAATATGATGATGAAAATTTAGATATTGATTGGAAAATTCCAAAAGACTTAGAAATACTCTCTGATGGCGATAAAAAATTATTAAATTTTAACAGTTTTTCATCACCATTTAACTATAATACTAAACTTTATTAA
- the trpB gene encoding tryptophan synthase subunit beta, with protein MSNYIPKPSIFDPDEKGQFGIFGGQYVPETLMPVLKELEIEYKKYRFDKEFWAEVNYLLKDYVGRENPLYLAKNISEEIGAKVYLKREDLNHTGAHKVNNVIAQGLLAKKLGKTKVIAETGAGQHGVATATIAALMGLECTIFMGAKDVERQELNVFRMKLLGAKVIAVQSGSKTLKDAMNDAIRYWVTNARDTFYIIGTVAGPHPYPMMVRDFQAVIGFEARKQILEKEGRLPDYVVACIGGGSNAIGMFSHFLEDASVTCIGIEAGGLGLDTDKHGCSLEKGSPGVLHGQCSYLLQDEDGQVLEAHSISAGLDYPGIGPEHSFHKDNKSVQYDSITDAEAMDAFVWLSRKEGIIPAFETAHAVAYLKKAKDKLKGKIVIINLSGRGDKDMIQAKSLLNFDE; from the coding sequence ATGAGTAATTATATTCCAAAACCAAGTATATTTGATCCAGATGAAAAAGGTCAGTTTGGTATTTTTGGTGGACAGTATGTGCCTGAAACATTGATGCCAGTTTTAAAAGAATTAGAAATAGAATATAAAAAATATAGATTTGACAAAGAGTTCTGGGCTGAAGTTAATTATCTTTTAAAAGATTATGTAGGACGAGAAAATCCTCTTTATCTTGCAAAAAATATAAGTGAAGAAATAGGTGCAAAAGTTTATCTAAAAAGAGAAGATTTAAACCACACAGGAGCTCATAAAGTAAATAACGTTATAGCTCAAGGCTTACTTGCAAAAAAATTAGGAAAAACAAAAGTTATAGCAGAAACAGGAGCTGGTCAACATGGTGTTGCAACTGCTACAATAGCTGCACTTATGGGACTTGAATGTACTATATTTATGGGTGCAAAAGATGTTGAGAGACAAGAGTTAAATGTATTTAGAATGAAGCTTTTAGGAGCTAAAGTAATTGCTGTTCAAAGTGGAAGTAAAACACTAAAAGATGCTATGAATGATGCTATTAGATACTGGGTTACAAACGCAAGGGATACTTTTTATATAATAGGAACAGTTGCAGGTCCTCATCCATATCCTATGATGGTTCGAGATTTTCAAGCTGTAATTGGCTTTGAAGCTAGAAAACAAATACTTGAAAAAGAGGGAAGACTTCCTGATTATGTTGTTGCATGTATTGGTGGTGGATCAAATGCTATTGGTATGTTCTCACACTTTTTAGAAGATGCTAGTGTTACTTGTATAGGAATAGAAGCAGGGGGCTTAGGGCTTGACACTGATAAACATGGATGTTCACTTGAAAAAGGGAGTCCTGGAGTTTTACATGGTCAATGCTCTTATTTGCTTCAAGATGAAGATGGACAAGTTTTAGAAGCTCATTCTATTAGTGCAGGGCTTGATTATCCAGGAATTGGACCTGAACACTCTTTTCATAAAGATAATAAATCAGTACAATATGATTCGATAACTGATGCTGAAGCTATGGATGCTTTTGTATGGCTAAGTAGAAAAGAGGGTATTATTCCTGCTTTTGAAACAGCTCACGCAGTTGCATATTTAAAGAAAGCAAAAGATAAATTAAAAGGAAAAATTGTTATTATAAACTTATCTGGTCGTGGAGATAAAGATATGATACAAGCAAAGAGTTTGTTAAATTTTGACGAATAA
- a CDS encoding type II secretion system protein, protein MKNAFSLLELIFAIVILGIVASFAVPKYLDTKDSALVSTLKRDISTSVSSIQSYYLLNQKIDKISDAINVNETNWTLSDTKITDKNECLSLEVKTSDEGNKSLELALDDTKTANICVKLIASGLENTTYELY, encoded by the coding sequence ATGAAAAATGCATTTTCTCTTTTAGAATTGATTTTTGCTATTGTTATTTTGGGTATTGTGGCTTCTTTTGCTGTTCCTAAGTATTTGGATACAAAGGATAGTGCTTTGGTTTCTACTTTAAAACGTGATATTTCTACGAGTGTTTCTTCTATACAAAGTTATTATTTATTAAATCAAAAAATTGATAAAATAAGTGATGCTATAAATGTAAACGAAACTAATTGGACTCTAAGTGATACAAAAATTACTGATAAAAATGAATGTCTGTCTTTAGAGGTAAAAACATCAGATGAAGGAAATAAATCGTTAGAATTAGCTCTTGATGATACAAAGACAGCTAATATATGTGTTAAATTAATAGCGTCAGGGTTAGAAAATACTACTTATGAGTTGTATTGA